The Macaca fascicularis isolate 582-1 chromosome 11, T2T-MFA8v1.1 genome includes a region encoding these proteins:
- the DYNLL1 gene encoding dynein light chain 1, cytoplasmic — MCDRKAVIKNADMSEEMQQDSVECATQALEKYNIEKDIAAHIKKEFDKKYNPTWHCIVGRNFGSYVTHETKHFIYFYLGQVAILLFKSG, encoded by the exons ATGTGCGACCGAAAGGCCGTGATCAAAAATGCGGACATGTCGGAAGAGATGCAACAGGACTCGGTGGAGTGCGCTACTCAGGCGCTGGAGAAATACAACATAGAGAAGGACATTGCGGCTCATATCAAGAAG GAATTTGACAAGAAGTACAATCCCACCTGGCATTGCATCGTGGGAAGGAACTTCGGCAGTTACGTGACACATGAAACCAAACACTTCATCTACTTCTACCTGGGCCAAGTGGCCATTCTTCTGTTCAAATCTGGTTAA